The following are encoded together in the Gasterosteus aculeatus chromosome 7, fGasAcu3.hap1.1, whole genome shotgun sequence genome:
- the LOC144410358 gene encoding uncharacterized protein LOC144410358 has protein sequence MINSLFVFGVLAALLIPAECDLISVCVEDDYDLRVDCLTKPTPNQINSYEFSWSSGTTESLINTNVSGSAAEGQFKDKSYVEELEPHGYRMTLNGFTDKLPHNTTYMCKISGKAAAVNVMKDQLVPCSAVSVFLQSSCSWIVCLLLFVYQTHS, from the exons ATGATCAattctctgtttgtgtttggagtGCTGGCAG CGTTGCTGATCCCAGCCGAATGCGATCTGATATCCGTGTGTGTTGAAGACGACTATGACCTGAGAGTAGACTGTCTGACTAAGCCGACGCCCAACCAGATCAACAGCTACGAGTTCTCCTGGTCCTCTGGAACCACAGAGTCCCTGATTAACACCAACGTCTCCGGTTCAGCAGCAGAGGGCCAGTTCAAAGACAAAAGCTacgtggaggagctggagcctCACGGCTACAGAATGACCCTGAACGGCTTCACAGACAAACTCCCACACAACACCACCTACATGTGCAAAATATCCGGGAAGGCTGCAGCAGTCAATGTGATGAAAG aTCAACTTGTCCCGTGTTCAGCGGTGAGCGTGTTTCTGCAGAGCTCCTGCTCCTGGATCGTTTGTCTCCTGCTCTTCGTCTATCAAACACACAGCTAA
- the nectin1a gene encoding nectin 1a codes for MDATGFWIFLITACVIPGINGQTVEMDDGKWGFAGSKVDLRCRFINSFPPVKISQVTWQKLVNGTKQNVAIANPSLGVSVAPPYRDRVTFKNAAVRRRTPTLEDTTITFSLLRLADESTYICEYTTFPAGNRENAVNLTVYVRPTTQMSLSTPTLVARSSNLKTPVATCVSANGKPAGSIRWETRVPGEVTTREYRNSDGTFTVQSDYILVPSRETHKETLTCVTTYNEEVFTDSVTLDIQYEPDVSVDGFDGNWYLNRENVQLSCQADANPPVSLYQWRLINGSIPSNAEIRDNVLTLKGPVTYDMQGTYVCDATNSIGTRSGSLEISILEKPLPQIATGDVISVIALLLAAGVLMGITITVLVLKIRSRKGNSSNASPSRKASQQMRKRPVDDIQHSGRFYEELPNTADYVSYRLACNKEDYPDPYSPPIKPPLSFLPQHPYHSPQPPTASTSSSGTNTPKNTLSPPTHTTAIFKYPSVSGLSSPPPGVAAYTFPKEQYV; via the exons ATGGACGCCACCGGATTTTGGATATTCCTGATAACTGCTTGTGTTATTCCAG GAATAAATGGCCAGACTGTTGAAATGGATGATGGGAAGTGGGGCTTCGCCGGCTCAAAGGTGGATCTCCGCTGTCGGTTCATCAACAGCTTCCCACCTGTCAAAATCTCCCAG GTAACATGGCAGAAGCTGGTGAACGGCACGAAGCAGAACGTGGCAATCGCCAATCCCTCCCTGGGTGTGTCCGTAGCGCCGCCATACAGGGACCGCGTTACCTTCAAGAATGCTGCAGTGAGGCGGCGAACTCCGACCCTGGAAGACACCACCATCACCTTCTCCCTGCTGCGCCTCGCCGACGAATCCACCTACATCTGTGAATACACCACCTTCCCTGCGGGGAACCGGGAAAACGCTGTAAACCTCACCGTCTACG TCCGGCCAACAACTCAGATGAGTCTGTCCACACCGACGCTGGTGGCGCGTTCATCCAATCTGAAAACACCGGTGGCCACTTGCGTCTCTGCCAACGGAAAACCAGCCGGTTCCATCAG ATGGGAGACGAGGGTGCCGGGAGAAGTGACCACCCGAGAGTACCGGAACTCAGACGGGACCTTCACTGTTCAGAGTGACTATATTTTGGTGCccagcagagaaacacacaaggAGACGCTCACCTGCGTCACCACCTACAACGAGGAGGTCTTCACTGACAGTGTCACCCTCGACATTCAGT ATGAGCCAGATGTTTCGGTGGACGGGTTTGATGGAAACTGGTATCTGAACCGAGAGAACGTCCAGCTGAGCTGCCAAGCTGATGCCAACCCGCCCGTCTCTCTGTATCAGTGGAGACT AATTAATGGCTCCATACCAAGCAATGCAGAGATCCGAGACAACGTCCTGACCCTTAAAGGGCCGGTCACGTATGACATGCAGGGCACCTATGTGTGTGATGCAACCAACAGCATCGGGACACGATCTGGCTCTTTGGAGATCAGCATTCTAG AAAAGCCTCTGCCGCAGATTGCCactggtgacgtcatcagtgtaATCGCGTTGTTACTGGCTGCTGGAGTTCTCATGGGCATCACCATCACCGTCCTGGTGCTCAAAATAAGAAGTAGAAAAGGGAACTCCTC AAACGCCTCCCCGTCCAGAAAAGCTTCCCAGCAGATGAGGAAAAGACCAGTAGATGATATCCAG CACTCAGGGCGGTTTTATGAAGAGCTCCCAAACACAGCGGACTACGTTAGCTACAGGCTTGCCTGCAACAAGGAGGACTACCCAGATCCCTACTCCCCCCCCATCAAGCCTCCTCTCTCGTTTCTGCCCCAACACCCCTACCACTCCCCTCAACCGCCCACCgcgtccaccagcagcagcggcaccaACACGCCAAAAAACACCTTGTCTCCTCCCACCCATACCACTGCCATCTTCAAATACCCATCGGTGTCCGGCCTGTCTTCTCCTCCCCCGGGAGTGGCGGCGTACACTTTTCCCAAAGAGCAGTACGTGTGA
- the vsig10l2 gene encoding V-set and immunoglobulin domain-containing protein 10-like 2: protein MVAQLLGLAFLFLACSPVPSKAVEVQVNPNWEVVYQNTDVYGVLGKAVILECGTTLPDIYIWSFTKPGTDAIKAVVYNLGKGQRLQQQAQTLGQLSVISNSAAVSIEQLPVAAQGLFTCQAFYDIEQEPRVFYYFVYLTVRVPVSKPHLLMSDVSPVEGSSVWMRCHLENGTGPIQYAWQHETSGGNISAFALGNASVINVTDINRNHTGWYRCVASNAVNSESSDRLWLNTFFGPDVPQIDVSPYSITERGYSALEGDTVSLLCEAQSNPASQYVWFYNNSQIYTGPQLTITKILRMHTGDYACLAQNTYLNTRSKKNISLTVYYPPDGNPTCSVEPALNHTALRLLCSWPGGLPSPSLHWTGPLPSEAGQDGADTRLQTNPLANTAILLSSEDLTSNSSLYTCRGSHLALKQSTECSARTYIPPAEPLCFAYVTNNKEYLMLSCTWDGGAPKALVWWEGPGVQGKGGEENSNILILRYGTARGGKPYTCYAKHPLLVQTKTCRLTLEAPVLLTQRRVVSVYEGSDVQLNCNLRANYLPVSEITWYNNQGVGVRDTSKYALLQTSAWANLTVRDTDETQDSGEYRCSSSNAVGGAEINVTLVVKRHPVPPNATLVNVIYNSRMRNEVELEWRVEDEEGGGWTGFILQHIWVSEKPGRRGSNNDSKEDAEDRIGAPVWYSNIIQDPGVRVHTVGKLTPTVTYRFRITPVNHRTVGHPSAAKTPAEPRYNVYPAVIGAAVGGMLVAAFLTALLLVFIIRNRNNSPRLHDMLFGLQHSQSRENINFPEDEVVGRLEGGMEEIMGSSSPAPAMALPRAASPLNASPRSAPLNTSQAPPPGDDNEPVSVTITLNATGS, encoded by the exons ATGGTTGCCCAACTGCTAGGGCTGGCCTTTTTGTTTCTAGCTTGCAGCCCCGTCCCCTCGAAGGCAGTGG AGGTGCAGGTCAATCCCAACTGGGAGGTTGTGTACCAGAACACCGATGTGTACGGGGTGCTGGGAAAAGCGGTGATCCTGGAGTGCGGCACCACCTTGCCAGACATATACATATGGAGCTTCACAAAACCGGGAACCGATGCCATCAAGGCTGTGGTGTACAATTTGGGGAAAGGACAGCGGCTCCAGCAGCAGGCCCAGACGCTCGGGCAGCTCTCGGTCATCTCAAACAGTGCAGCCGTGAGCATCGAGCAACTACCCGTGGCCGCACAAGGCCTGTTCACCTGTCAGGCCTTCTATGACATAGAGCAGGAGCCCAGGGTCTTCTACTACTTTGTGTACCTCACTGTCCGAG TCCCTGTCAGCAAGCCGCACCTCCTGATGAGTGACGTATCTCCAGTGGAGGGTTCTTCGGTGTGGATGCGCTGCCATCTGGAAAACGGGACCGGGCCGATCCAGTATGCGTGGCAGCACGAGACCAGCGGCGGGAACATTTCTGCCTTTGCACTGGGCAACGCCAGTGTCATCAACGTGACCGACATCAACCGCAATCACACCGGCTGGTACCGATGTGTGGCCAGCAACGCTGTCAACAGCGAGAGCTCTGACAGGTTGTGGCTGAACACCTTCT TTGGCCCGGACGTCCCTCAGATAGACGTTTCTCCTTACAGCATAACAGAGCGGGGATATTCAGCCCTGGAGGGAGACACTGTTTCATTACTGTGTGAAGCCCAGTCCAACCCGGCCAGTCAGTACGTCTGGTTCTACAACAACTCCCAGATCTACACCGGACCGCAGTTAACCATCACCAAGATCCTCCGCATGCACACTGGCGACTACGCCTGCTTGGCGCAGAACACCTACCTCAACACCCgctccaaaaaaaacatcagcctgACTGTCTACT ACCCGCCCGACGGCAACCCCACCTGTTCTGTGGAGCCGGCTCTGAATCACACCGCTCTGAGACTTCTCTGCTCCTGGCCCGGTGGAttaccctccccctccctccactggaCAGGACCCTTGCCCTCGGAGGCGGGACAAGACGGGGCTGACACACGGCTGCAAACAAATCCATTGGCCAACACTGCCATCTTGCTGTCGTCTGAAGACCTGACTTCCAACAGCAGCCTGTATACCTGCAGGGGCTCCCACCTGGCACTCAAACAATCAACAGAGTGCAGCGCACGCACat ATATTCCCCCTGCGGAGCCACTGTGTTTTGCCTACGTGACCAACAATAAAGAGTATCTGATGCTATCCTGCACCTGGGACGGTGGGGCCCCAAAAGCCTTGGTGTGGTGGGAGGGCCCCGGCGTCCAGGGCAAAGGGGGGGAAGAAAACTCCAACATCCTGATCCTTCGCTACGGCACCGCCCGCGGCGGGAAACCCTACACCTGCTACGCAAAGCACCCACTTCTGGTCCAGACCAAGACCTGCAGGCTGACACTGG AGGCTCCGGTGCTGCTGACGCAGCGCAGAGTTGTGTCCGTATACGAGGGGAGTGATGTTCAGCTCAACTGCAACCTGAGAGCCAACTACCTTCCTGTCAGCGAAATAACTTGGTACAACAATCAGGGCGTGGGCGTCAGAGACACCTCCAAGTATGCCCTGCTGCAAACATCTGCATGGGCCAATCTGACTGTGAGAGACACGGATGAGACTCAAGACAGCGGGGAGTACAGGTGCTCCTCTTCCAACGCAGTGGGAGGAGCAGAAATCAACGTCACTTTAGTGGTTAAGA GGCACCCCGTGCCACCCAATGCCACCCTGGTCAACGTGATTTACAACAGCCGAATGCGCAACGAGGTGGAGCTGGAATGGCGGGTAGAGGACGAGGAAGGAGGAGGTTGGACAGGTTTCATCTTGCAGCACATTTGGGTGTCAGAAAAACCGGGAAGGAGAGGCAGCAACAATGATTCAAAGGAGGACGCGGAGGATCGGATCGGTGCGCCGGTCTGGTACTCCAACATCATCCAGGACCCGGGAGTCAGGGTTCATACGGTCGGGAAACTGACGCCGACCGTGACGTACCGGTTCCGCATTACACCTGTCAACCACCGCACCGTGGGACATCCTTCCGCAGCAAAGACTCCAG CGGAACCACGCTACAACGTGTACCCTGCTGTGATTGGAGCAGCTGTAGGCGGGATGCTCGTTGCGGCCTTCCTCACAGCGCTGCTGCTCGTGTTCATAATCCGAAACCGCAACAACAGTCCTC GGCTACATGACATGCTGTTTGGTTT GCAGCACAGCCAGTCGAGGGAAAACATCAACTTTCCAGAGGATGAAGTGGTAGGCAGGTTGGAGGGAGGAATGGAGGAGATCATGGGATCCTCTAGTCCAG cTCCAGCCATGGCTTTACCCCGGGCAGCATCGCCCCTCAACGCCTCCCCACGCAGCGCCCCCCTCAACACCAGccaagccccgcctcctggAGACGACAACGAGCCCGTCAGCGTCACCATCACCCTCAATGCTACAGGATCATAG